From Sporosarcina sp. 6E9, a single genomic window includes:
- a CDS encoding histidine phosphatase family protein, whose product MDCGVTVHLIRHLPTLGNQKRQYIGWTDESILPTDEPGSARLPRKPTIVYGSDLLRCRESAALYFPEAVYETDKRFRESHFGAWEGKTYEMLKDNMTYRSWIDDPYENKPPNGESLQEVNRRVLAALTELLEEQSEYFIVTHGGPIRLMLTQFSPKKQDFWFWRIPHGSIWSLKWNHRNDFVEGKKCTSLSAVPITGNERLFKNY is encoded by the coding sequence ATGGATTGCGGTGTTACTGTTCATTTAATCCGTCATCTTCCCACACTTGGCAATCAAAAACGGCAGTACATTGGTTGGACAGACGAATCGATTTTACCAACCGACGAACCGGGTTCAGCGAGGCTGCCTCGGAAACCTACAATCGTTTATGGTAGCGACTTACTGCGCTGTCGTGAAAGCGCAGCACTGTATTTTCCTGAAGCGGTTTATGAAACTGACAAGCGGTTCCGTGAAAGTCATTTCGGTGCTTGGGAAGGAAAAACGTATGAAATGTTGAAAGATAACATGACGTATCGTTCTTGGATAGATGATCCTTATGAAAACAAACCTCCGAATGGGGAAAGTTTACAGGAAGTGAACAGACGAGTACTTGCTGCACTTACAGAATTACTTGAAGAACAATCGGAGTACTTTATCGTCACTCATGGCGGTCCAATCCGGTTGATGTTAACGCAGTTTTCACCTAAAAAACAAGACTTTTGGTTCTGGAGGATTCCACATGGATCGATTTGGTCATTGAAATGGAATCATCGTAACGACTTTGTGGAGGGGAAAAAATGCACGTCATTATCGGCGGTGCCCATAACGGGAAACGAGCGTTTGTTCAAAAATTACTAA
- the cobS gene encoding adenosylcobinamide-GDP ribazoletransferase yields the protein MNGILLALQFFTVLPIRKELPLGRKEVTAMYIALPFVGATIGLLMYGVSELLLSGLSTGTFLAAVCIVLTGILLTGGLHFDGWTDTGDAFFSYQDREKRLEIMEDPRIGAFGTMALLFLILIKIALFNEILEKGIAYFILFLAIPFLARVGMTIYFSKTPTAKSSGLAYFFQEKLHSKIVVIVSSLSGIAILIAVWLMVESVIVPLLLFILLAIGILRFRHWSLKHFGGVTGDLSGAFIEGMEVILWIAVLLFI from the coding sequence ATGAACGGGATTTTACTGGCACTTCAATTTTTCACTGTGCTTCCGATACGAAAAGAGTTGCCGCTTGGTCGAAAAGAAGTGACGGCGATGTACATAGCGCTTCCCTTTGTCGGTGCGACAATCGGACTCCTGATGTACGGTGTTTCTGAACTACTATTAAGCGGACTTTCGACAGGCACATTCCTCGCCGCTGTATGCATCGTGTTGACGGGAATCCTACTAACAGGCGGTTTGCATTTCGACGGATGGACCGACACCGGGGACGCATTCTTTTCCTATCAAGACAGGGAAAAACGTCTTGAAATTATGGAAGATCCAAGAATTGGCGCGTTCGGTACAATGGCGCTACTATTCCTTATCCTAATAAAAATTGCGCTGTTTAACGAAATCTTGGAAAAAGGTATCGCGTATTTTATATTGTTTCTCGCCATCCCTTTTCTTGCACGTGTTGGGATGACTATTTACTTTTCTAAGACACCTACCGCCAAAAGTTCAGGGCTCGCGTACTTTTTTCAAGAAAAACTTCATTCGAAAATCGTGGTCATCGTGTCATCACTAAGTGGAATCGCTATCTTAATCGCAGTCTGGCTTATGGTTGAAAGTGTTATCGTTCCACTTCTCTTATTCATCCTGTTGGCAATCGGAATTTTACGCTTTCGTCACTGGTCCTTAAAACATTTCGGGGGCGTAACAGGCGATTTATCAGGCGCATTTATTGAAGGGATGGAGGTCATTTTATGGATTGCGGTGTTACTGTTCATTTAA
- a CDS encoding bifunctional adenosylcobinamide kinase/adenosylcobinamide-phosphate guanylyltransferase translates to MVRGKLTFISGGVRSGKSAFAEKILVEQAESCDGRLIYIASGTVTDAEMGLRIKTHRQDRAENNWLTIEQPVKLEEVIPFIRENDFVLWDCLTTWLANELYAGWETGTSCIEETGCMERKGTQLYKTIDSILLKAREFVIVSNEILDDLRPIDKETETYRKWLGQLHQNIVKKASNAIEMEFGVATYWKSSQQLKS, encoded by the coding sequence ATGGTTCGCGGAAAACTGACGTTCATAAGCGGTGGTGTTCGAAGCGGGAAAAGTGCTTTTGCCGAAAAGATACTCGTCGAACAAGCTGAAAGTTGCGATGGCCGGCTCATCTATATTGCATCCGGAACTGTGACGGACGCTGAAATGGGGCTACGCATAAAAACCCATCGACAAGACCGCGCTGAAAATAACTGGTTGACGATTGAACAACCGGTGAAGTTGGAAGAAGTCATTCCATTCATTCGGGAAAATGATTTCGTCCTCTGGGATTGTTTAACAACTTGGCTGGCGAATGAATTGTATGCTGGGTGGGAAACAGGGACGTCTTGTATCGAAGAAACAGGTTGCATGGAGCGGAAAGGAACGCAACTCTACAAAACAATCGATTCGATTTTATTAAAAGCCAGAGAGTTCGTCATCGTATCAAACGAAATACTCGATGATTTACGGCCAATCGATAAGGAAACAGAAACCTATCGTAAATGGTTAGGCCAACTTCATCAAAACATCGTGAAAAAAGCAAGCAATGCCATCGAAATGGAATTTGGTGTGGCCACATATTGGAAGTCGTCTCAACAACTCAAATCTTAA